The Brienomyrus brachyistius isolate T26 chromosome 9, BBRACH_0.4, whole genome shotgun sequence genome contains the following window.
ataggataagcggtttggaaaatggatggatggatggatggatggatgttaaaatTTTTCATATGATTCATACATGAGTTgaaaatttaaatgcaaaaggtcctatttcattaaaattttaattttgTGCATAGACCTTGAAAATTAAATGGCAAAATGGAGATTGTATTTTCATACCCCATTTTCATTTCACACTTTATGGACAATTAAATATTTTTGACATTCATATTTGATGAATGaaattttaaatttaataaagTAAAAAGGATTACTTTGTCTAGGTTAAGTTTGTAGGAACGGTTGTAGGAATCATTTCTGTTCTGCAGTCATTTCTCAGCATATTAACGCTAAAGCACTTAACACTAACAGGCACTAATAACATGAAACGAAACTCATTCAGTAGGTTTCAGAGTGACAGTCTTGGAGTAACTTGTTAGTTACCAACAGACTAGTTGGTTGGCCTCATCTGCCTTTGTAGAGATGACCTCGTTTTCGGGACCACTGAGGTCAGGCACTCATTTTCTTTCTGTGTTTCCTGTTCTGTCTGCTGTTTCAGTCGGCAGGGCAACATCCGACCCCTCCGAACAGGCCTCTTCCCCCTGATCCCATTGCCAAAGTCGGAAAGGTACAGGCCGAGTGGGTCTGTGTGATCGAGTTTGAGTTGCTCAGCAAAGCATGGCTGTGTGTAATTTTGAAACATAATGACGAGCAACATCTATGATGTCTGGCCCATTATTTGAACGTCACTCCTGCCGTCGTTCCCGTGATTGAAATTCAGAGAGTATCCACAGTAGTGTCTGGACCAAGTCTGTCTGCGCTTCTGCGTCTGCGTTTGGGACGTCCTTTAAAACCTTCTGCCCTCACTTCCCACATGTCCGTTCGGGCTTAATGATGTCTTGTCTGAGCATTCTTACAATACGGCGCTGACTGTTAACATGAGATATCAGTACCGATTCCGCTTTCCGTCGATTACGGTGACGATCGCCAGTGAACGGATGTGACTATGGGCTGGCGTTGTCGAGCCTTGATTATCTTAACAACGGGTAGCTGCTTGAGCAGTGCCTGACGTCGCTGACTCTTACGGACAGCGTCACATATTTGAACTAGGACGCATCATGAGAAGTTTACAtacagtgcccccctcccctgcccctcccccctcccctttcagtcacccacagtccaaaaatactaAATGGAAAATTGCAGAAATAAACAATTCataagttttatattttacaCCTTTCTTAATAGCGTGATGTCATTTCGCGCCAACCTCCCTGGGATGTAAATTATCCCTCTGTCCACTGTATCCGCactgcatatgctactggcCAGTTAGTCACGTAGCAGCTGTCATGGTAATAGCAGTGCTCGCGTTCACGTAACCTCttttaaaccttttttttttaaataaaatacataaatacttATAAGGACTTGGCCAGTGGTCCTTAGTTTTCTAGGGTATGAATGTGTAGGAAAAACAGTATATATAGTGTTTGGTCAGATCTGTGGTTTCAGGCGTCCGCTGGGGGACTGGAGTATATTCCCTATGGATAAGGAGGggctactgtatatatttttacattttacatattcaGCAGCAaaggtgggtaattcaggtccaaagtgtacaaatccagacgaagattttgttccaaccaaccagttgagtataaagagtcacagtcacagagtactcgactggttggttggaacaaaatcttggtctggacttttactctctggacctgagctacccACCTCTgttcagcagatgcttttgtccaaagcgatgtaCCAACAAGGCAAATAGGTCAATGCAAACATACATGCTATTGAACAGTCGACTAGGTAGAAGTGCAGCTAAACTGAGCTGCCGATGAATGCCCAGGTACGAGTGTCAGCAGTCCTGGGGCAGGAGCTGCACAACGACATCTACTGTTCATTGAGTCTAATATGAAATTTCCTGCTGTTTCAAGACAAGCGGGCCTCAAATTAGTCACCACTGTCATTAATCTGGCATCCCCAGTCTGTGACAGGGGTTCTTCACTTCCTGGGTGTGTCTCCCAAACTGGCGTGGGCACATTGTGGGCTGTAGTTGAGCTGAGCCAGGCTGTCGTCCACCACATTGCTGGGAGGGGAAGCCGATGTTGCAGGACGTCCCCCTGGTTGGACTCATCACCTGCTGTCACTGTGTCTGTCACTCGTCTGCTGTTTCAGCTGACGGTGGAGCGCCCAGCACCTCCGAACAAGCCTTTGCCCCCTGACCCTGTCCTCACAGGCAGCCAGGTACCAGGGAGGTggaagtggggggaggggggaagtgGGAGTCTGTCTTTCGTACTTGTAGTGCCCTCGACGTATTTGCGTCTGAGGAAGACACTTGGCATGGATGAGGCCTGTTGTAGGTACGTCGCCGACGTTTCTTTCCCATTTCAGACTCGCGCGCCCGAAAAACCGCCCCCTCCGAAGAAGGCCTTCTCTGCTGAGACCTGCTCACAGCCCCCTGCTGGAGTCCCCGGGGCGTTTCCCACGGCAGCAGGCCCCTCCCAGCAGGCAGATGGTGTGTCTTCGGGTCCCACCTACGCACCACGCGTCGCAGTCGTTCCAGCCAGGTCCGTCCGTCGAAAACGATTCGGAAGCAGCAATCCTGTGTCTGTCCATGCAGACCGTGTCTGTGTCAGAGCATGTTAGACTGTGTCAGGCAGTGTCAGCGTGCTAGAGCCTGTCAAAATATGTTAGATTGAGTTAGAGCACGTTCAACTTCTTGTGCTTCCTTTGTTTAGACGACCTCCACCTCCGCCGACTCGGACTTCGCAGCCGATTAAGTCTCATTCGCCTCCACCCGTTTAACAAGAAGAGAagcaaggcatgctgggaatTCTGAAACCTGGGCCCGTCGGCACAGTTTGCACTAATTCTGTGAGAGACCTGCACAGGGATGTTCTTGTACTTCTCAGGTCCTCGCTCATTAGCTCCCTCCGATTTCAGCAACGGACACCCTTTTGCAGGAGGTTTACTAGATTAGGGAGTGGTAGAGGTTGGATTTTTGCAGCCATGACTGGATTTAGGAAACTTGCACTCGGCCTCCTGCCTAAAGCAATGTTCACGTTAAGAAACACCCCCTTTAAACTTCCACATGTTTATGTAGCTTTTATGAGGAGCATCTCTCGTGGTATGGAAACCATCATGGAGAAGGTGTTTGACAAGGAGGAGAAAGTATGGCATAGATTCAAATCACCAAGAAGGCAAGCGTTGAGGACCTCGGGACGGCTTTGCGTAGGACTGAGATGAAGATGGTCAGGAGAGACCAGAGCATGTTCCTCTTCAGGTGGCCATGTGCAGATCCTTTCCCTGCTTCTCCGTCAGCACTGTGTTTAGGATAACGGATATTTAGAGATTTCACCTCATTTCCGTAACGTGGTGATGTAACTATGACAACATTTCAGATGAGAGCTTTTCCACTTTGAGGGAAATTAAGAGCATTACAATCAGTTTGACCGGACTGAACATACACTTTCTTAATATATAAAGCTGAAACATGAACAGGTGGCTTTGTGAATGTTGTGTATTATCCCTGTAAGGGCAGACAGCGGACCCGAATGTAGATTTGAGAAGGGCATGTGGAAAATGGGGGGAAGCAAACTCCTGAACCTTAACTTGTCTCACGGCAGAGGAAGTTCCTTATCTGAAGAGGACGCGTCATAATTTGTACAGGATTCTGAATGATTAGTTTTTACACTCATtcatatgtatatatagatcatgAGGATGGATGCAAAGATGGTCTTGAAGGTATTTTTATACCGCATCATCCGCTCTACCAGAGGTAACTAGCTTCTCTCTTTGACAGTAGTAACAAATCTCATGTACTGATGCTGCTTTTTAACTTATTCTGATGCAAAGAAACGTACAGGGGGAAAGAAGGTCTTTGCCCAAAGACAACAGAAAAGGCTGAAACGTCAAACGTTTCCCTGTGACACGTCAAAGCGATGGAACATGCTCTGTTGTCAAAGCAACTGTCTATAGATTTTGCTTTAGTTGTATGTTTACTACTGTACTGATGCCAATATATGTTGCGAATGTTTGAAAAACGTGGCACCACCTGGGTTTGACACAGAAAGTCTGGTTGAAAGGAAGCACtttgatcaaataatgaactaCTAATTTGTATCACTTGACCTTCTGATTGAATGCTAATGCTGAACACCAAGCATGTTTGTAAACAAATCCATCACTTCTGAATGGGTTATGGCACCATGTTATAAAGCTTACTTACTTCTCATAGCTTACTGGCACTTAGTCTAGTAAATCTGCCTGTACTACAATCTGTACTACATTCCCATTTTAAGTCCCActacactacactaaatataaaTTCATTTTGGCTGATATGCTGTGTCAATTTTGTGCTAAATTTCCCATCTGAAATCCTGATACTGGCTTCTTTACAGCTTCGGTGGTTTAATCAGCCGTGATTAATGGCCGAATGCTCATTTTTAGAGGAGAAAGTCATTCAATACAATACTGGCTAATTAGGAATCGTAACTGGTGGGTTTCTGAGAATGAGGAGTCAAAGCACCTACAATATGATTTTCATGAAAAgtttggtaccactttacaataaaacTCCTTTTAccacttgtaaatggtagtaaccatcattaataaaaagaaaagcgttataacttgtttaaaatgATCTATTGATAATGTACAAAGTGtcacaacctaattaataaccagattctaaaccattcataaacactttATATGGGGAACCCTATTGGAAAGTGGTGccgaaatatttttttttaagattgcTTACTAAAGTCTATTTTTCCGGTAATTAAAAAGGAATTGCTGTGAAAGAACATGGGAGTGTCCTTGTCTTTTTTAATGACACACTTTCACGCTCACAATATTAGAATCAaggcttttaatttttttttttccttaatgtTTTTCCAtcagaaacattttaaaatatatactgtTAAAAACATACTTAATTTTCTTATAAGTCCATAATGTTATTAAAAAGATTTATAATGGTTTATCCTGAGCAGTTCTGCAGAGAATTGCAGTAGATTGTATACTTGTGGTAAACATCCTGCATTTTTGTAGTATGAATGCAGCAGAAATGTCCTGAAGGCACAGTAATCGTCTTGAGAGGTCGTCTTGTTGCGCTTATCTGCAGGCACTCGAGCTTCGTGGAGCTTCCACTTTACTCCTGCGAGACTCTCTAGGCTGCCTTCAGTTCTACCTCCACAGGGTAGTGGTCACTCACATTCAAAGCCTAGATGATGAAGGATGTTGGTTACAAATGGACTTTGGTTTTAACAACGATGCATTTTGTTGTACATAGATTAACATAAAGTATTAGGACAAGTGAATGGGATTTTGGGATTTGTGGGAGTCGTGACGGGACGATTACCGTTTCTGCAGTCAGGCCGAATGCTTCTTGAAAGTTGAATGGCATGGCTGACTTTGGCACTATGGAATCCAGCATATTTTTCCCATAAACCACGATCCTGGAGGGAATGGATACGGGCAGAGTTGAAACTTTATGCTTCGCCATTGTAACTAGCTTATGAATTACATACACTGGGTTGCCAACTTCGATCAGCTGGCTGGCTTGAGATGTTCAGCCTCATAAATGTCCTTTATGTCTGCACATGTGTTTACatctatgtaacagttttattaccttgtaaatactcTGTAAGACCtgcaaactaccccagcgcttttgatgtagctaatataggtttataatggaataatactgattttgccgtaagattttttGCGTGCGTGTCTGAAAGCGTGTGTCAcgtcagatgcgtgagagttggcagccctgcGTAAGAAGTAATAATAtggctacaaaaaaaaaacagatagggGAGGATAAAGCACAAAGTGAAAAATATACATCTCCAAGGTTTAACGTTCCATGTGCGTGAATTTCCGACTTGAAACTTGCGAGCACAGAAAGGAGAATTGCGTGCGCGTCCATCGTACTAATTCTCAATCATTCTCAGATGTTATGTTCTTCCTTCTCAATTTGATAATTGTCCGCATGCGCCAGGTAGATTACCTCTGGGGGGCTCTCTATGGCCACGTGAAATTTTTGTGCTTGAGTTTTGATGTGGGGGTAGTTCTAACATGCTGGGGGCGGGCTCATGGTCATTTCTGTCAGTGAATACTATTGGCTGATGACCCCTGTACCACATGCTCATTAAAAACAGCAAACGCTTTACTATTtactattaatgaaattataatTATACGATAGATAAACCGTGGTTTGCTTCTAACCTAGACACCCACCGACGTTCCTCTTTGTCCGCTAGTGATGTGTCTGTCGGTCGCGAACGAATTTACATGAATCATTGGAGTCGGCTCCCGTCtgaagcaattttttttttcctttttgttaaTTAATACAAGACAATAATAGGGTGATCTTTTCACCACACTGGTCGGCCTCGGGCCACTATGCACTGACTGATCCTGGTGTTTTGCACAAAACCAGTAATCATCAGCCTATAGCGCTTGCTGACAGAATCAGCCCCGCCCCCAAACTGTCAAAACCGTGTCAAAACTCAACCACAAAAATTTAACACGAGCACAAAGAGCAGCTGAAAACAATCTACTTGGCGCCAGACGATATCTATAAAATCGAGACGCAAATAAACATTCATCAAAGACAGAAGACTGTTATGATAATATTATGATACACGCGCACGCAATTCTTCTTCCTGTGCTCGCTAGTTTCATATTTGACTTTGTGAGTTGAATATTTACGCACAAGAAATGTTCAAACTTGCAGATTTTACACTTTGTGTTTTATCACCGTCGAGTTTTCACATGGACGTGACGCCACACCACGACCTAATACTGATATGTAATCCAGTACTACTGTGCTGGACATTCATCCACCTGTCATAGGTGTTGTCATTTCCTGTGTTAGCAGTGGTGTCCACATCATCCCCAATCAACCAGTTGAAGTTCACATCACTGCGGATTCGGATCTTTTTCATCTTCCCCTTAGAGAGATAGGCACCGTCCGCGTTGAAGTCCCCAAGGATCATGATGTTCTGAAAGAAGCATCGACATGAAAATGCTGTCCACAACCAAACGGCCGAATCTCTCACGATATATATCTACATCAAAAGCACTTCCTTCTTCCGATacaactgaaatacacaaataaTGTCAAGACTTTGTACAGAATGAACCAACTCCCATTGCTCTCCCAGGAAGATGATGATTGATGATTTTGAAAACAGGAAATGATAACAGAGAAGAAGCGCAGTAGCTTAGTTAGTTAACTTCTCCCTCCAGGCTATGGGTCACACCTACATCAGTTTCCCACTTTTCCCTGACAGCCACAGTGACGTCATACAGCTCGTCTAGCTCCTTAAATGTGTCTTCTGGCTTTGTGTGCACTGGGATGAGAACCAGGTCCTTCAGTTCTGCACAGGAAGCACGTGGAGACTGGTTAGTGTTAGAGCAGATCGGTGGATTTCCCGCGCTGTACGCGATGCAGAGAGCCGGCCGCCTAGCCTGCCGGAAGCTTACTTGTTTTCAGGCAGCGGAAGCGCAGTATGTACGGCTCTCGGGCAAAGGCGTCCTCGTCTCCCGCCTGGTTGTCCTCGTACTGGTAGGTGTCAATCACCTTCACCATGCTTTCTctgttaaaaacaaaacatcatTTGACACTTCCCCCAGTCGATCTATATCAATAATGACAAGAAAAGCcagaataattaataaatacctCACAGTTCCGTGTTACCTTCACAAGGTggaatagaaaatggatggatttgagATATTTTCTGCACCCCCTTGTCCTATTTAGGGTCACagggatctggagcctatcctacaCTCTCCAGAAAAAAAGggtaaaaatttgtacctttgcttgtccctGGGGCTGTAGCCTTATAATTGTAAGGTAcagaaggtacagaaatggactctgaggaacatcccaaaggtacaaacagcggTAATGTACCATCGAACAGCATTCTGTTCCTCAgaatccatttctgtaccttaaaaggtacaattacctacagctaagggtacaattggcagacccatTGAGGGTACAGGCCCACTGACaatcaaaggtacaaatttttaccCTGTTTCTGAGATTGCGGAAgctacagggaataacccaggatggggtgccagcacATTACAGGGCACATCTATTCACTATTTGATAACTCCAATTTGACCTTAATTATTAATAGTATTATTATGATCGATATTGTTACTATTATTAATAATGGTGTTATTGTATTAGTAGTAGTACCagtagaaataataataataacaataataataatccatgcattttctatacccacttATAATTTTTAATAAAGGACAGTGAAATGATTACCTGTAGAGGAACATGTACTGCTCCTTGTAGGTTTTGCGTCCCAGTCTCATGCTCACCGTCATAGTGTAGGGTTTGGCTGGATTGGCTCTGCAAACATAGTACACAAAATCTCCAGTAAGAAATGCAAGGAGGTAGATGCTCATTGTTTAATGCATATTACTATTGAAtgatgtgccacgcccccatcGTACAGCTCATCACAATGTGACTGCTTCTCCGTTGATCTCAAGTTTCAAGTTTTGGCTTTTTGTGTTCAGCAGACATTTCTTTTTGTATGCCTTGGGTGTTTAATACTCTATTGCAATGTAACAATGTTATACATTTTAAACGCATTCTAGACATCaaattataaatgtttttaattAGCATTAATTACAATGTATTTAAGAATGACTTTGTTATGTTTAGAACTACAATTAATTAACATGAAAGAATACCTGAAATAATTTGGGACAATGTTTAATGTTACCAATACTGTTGAAGTATGTGAAGGACATCGTTAAGCTGTAATGGGAATGCCTATTAACTGGCAAATAAAACTCATCTGTGCGGAGCACTGGCCATCTGGTGGTTGTTAAAAGGATGTTTTACATCTGAAGTAGGAAAAGGAGCAGTTTCAGATGCACACTTGGGAGCCTCTAAAATGCTTTGTGAAAACGTGACTTTATGTCCTAAAGCAACTACTTAGGAAATCCAGATTTCTCTGGATTCAtgccaaatgcatgaaactaTAACCCAAAGAAAGTACTATAAAATTCAAATTCTTTTTAGTCTCCATAGAAATTACAGGAAAACAGCttaatgggaattttttaactGATGTACCCAAACAACAACTTAGGAAAACTAAAGCAAGTGATACTGTTTTTAGCCCTCCCTAAATAAATGtgtatgtttatattatatatgtttGCTATTGCCCTCCCACCGCCCCGCAGTAAAGCGCCAGCCCTCCATCCAATATTTAGACTATTTTAACCGTCACGGTGGACTGAACATGAAAATTAGTAATAAAACCTTAAACAGAATTGCAAAGCACAAACAATATGGACTTAACATGACAGTCAAATTTTACTTGGTACTTATAACATTCAGATAGGAATGTTTACTTATTGAGCTCTTCCAGGAATTTCTTCATGGCCTTTCCTTTGGTGTCGACCACCTCGAGGATAACGATGATGTCATATCGCGACACAATCTGGGCGACAGGACACAGGAAATACAATGTTACCAAATTTCCATGCGTGTCGTAACCGATACCACAACCGACGCATGCCAAATATAAATGTTCGTCGTATTTAATAAGAATTTTTTTGATGCATTGACATACATTTTTCTAGGTCTATTCTTATGTGATTATTTTCCCTACTCACCTTTATTAAAGTGGAAAGGGTATTTTTGTCCGCCACTTTGTTTTCCCCAAATCTTTGCACGTTAAAGGATGCCACTTTCATTATGACtatctgaaaaagaaaataaacgaaAATAATTTAGCTTACATTTGCTAAGAATATTAGGTCACATGTAGTTTATGTCAGCCACCCCCTCCAGGAGAACAAGAGCTGAACCGCGACTGAACATTAGATAAGAAAGGCGGGTTGCGGGAGACTTGCAGACATGGTTCGTCATTCTCTCGGGAGGAAATGTGGACAACAGCAGCCGGAACGTCTGCTGTGTGGAATTCGGTGGCCCATTATAAAACGAAAAAATTACGCAGAGAATAGGGAGTAAGTACCAGAAGAACGCAGATAAGAACAAATAAGCGAAACCCAAGAAAACCTTTAATTTGCTGTTTTACCTGGGCAGTGTGTTTTTCGAATTTTGGAGGAAAAGATAGGAACAACTAATCCGATAAAAACTACACGTACCTGTTGCATCAAACTCATTCCGCAGAATGAATGCTTAAAGACCATTGTAGAATGAACAAGatactaaataaaaataaagatccCATTTTACATACGAACTGAACTGGGGACGAGGATGTAAGCATAAAGCGCAAAGTGGATTTTGTATGTTCATGTGGGGAAAAAATTAATTCTGTTAGTTTAGGCATCGCCACGGATCCTCTAACTTATTAATTTTGGATAAAAACTTAAAAGCagaaatatcattttaaaataagcagAAATAAGCGTCACCACACTTTACATTGCAcactttaaaaactttaaagcagaaatatcattttaaaatgcagaaaaaAGCCTGACAAAGCGCGACCGCTGAGGGTGACCGCAGACTGCGGAAACCGCTGATCTTTGCTTCTCACGGTGTTACATGCCGCTTTAGTATCGACATATCTACAGTAAAAAGAGATAGCGAGTACAACAAACAAAGCACGCAGCGCAGAACTGTAGAATAGTTGCACCCTAATTAAATTACAATCAAAAATCAATTTCAAATGAACAATATGAAAAGCAACTTCATATTCATAGCTGGTTTTCAGATTCACCTACTATTTTTTTAACTATTTGCTCAGTGCCTTGTTAATATGGATTCGTCACTGTTTGGTATTTACAAACGCAATATTTGGAGGCTCATTGGTGGACAAAAAGCAATGAACACAGATGTAACGCAAAGCCCTTACCTTTTCCAGGGGTCCAGCAAACAAACTGACAGCTCCAGTGCCACCACAAAAGAACGCAAATAGATGCCCGGGATCTCACGAAGTTTCCTCCTCCCCTATAGGCCAAGGCTCTACCTTATTGGTCGAATGCATAGACGAGGCGAAAGTCCGGCACCCAGCAAACAATGaaggcaaaacaaaaacaaaaccgaCCTGCAGAACAGGAAATAGACTGCAGGCCGTTTCTATTCTCATCAAAATTGTAATAGGATTCTCCTCGAATAAGTTATTCGAGTTGAAACAATACAGGTGGTTTCCAATAGGCCTATAAAATGACATGTCGAAAGTAAAACTTTATAATAAGTAATAAGAAGTTAATAAGTTTATAATGTTGATAAGAACTTTACAGTAAGTTAATAAGTTAAGTGTTAACTCCATGATTGAATCGTATATTTAGAGACAAataacacgcgcgcacacacacacgtttgtgttcatatctttgtggggactttccattcatATACATAGAAACAACCttatcccctacccagccctaaccgtaaccataagtaaccaaagacgTTTGTAGGGATTTGTAGTCTTTTGAGTGCagtaacagatttttataaaattgaatttctccttgtggggaccgaaaaggTGGCACCCacgatgtcaaaataacaggtttttatcacattgtgtggatatttgttccccacaatgtaatatatacatgagccccccccccacacacacacacacaaccaattTCTCAGAACCATGTACCCCATAAATGAGtgtggagcttatcccaggaagcacagcgcACACCGCAGGACATAACAGGCCATTAAGCAGACATTTTTCGCACGAGCTTCTTTGATTGAGcgcctttgtttttattttatgtctCCTTTGTGGGCGCAGTTTCCTTTCAACCGAATGCAGCTGGATGTTAGTGCCACTTCAACAGCGAGTCATTTCCCcccagaaaagaaaaataaagccTAAATCCAATGCTTGTCAGTTATTCAGTGGAAATGAGAGCATGTCTCTACAGGCTATGGTATCAGTCCGATGTGTTTATACTTTTTTTTGCTAGGCATCCATCTTTGTGCTTGTTTTCACATTATAAGGCTTTACAACTCTGTGGGGCGTAACGGCCCTGAATGCATCTTGCAAAGACATAGTCACTACTTTCACTACAGATACACGTATCTCATTTCGGAGTATATAAGAATACCTGTACAACAAAAATGGTTTGTGATAGCTGGACATTTAAACAAATAGAAATGTCACTGGAATGTTAATTTGGTATTTGTGTGGAGTAACCATTGAAAGCATGATAAACTGGATTAGATAACTGGAAATTTAAACTTCAGGTTCCTTGCATAGGTTAATGATTAATTTGCCTAAGGGTTACTTTTTTAAAAAGTCTTTTAAGAATGAACACATGTAACTGGCTACTGTAAATTAACCAAATAAACCACCTTTCTGAAGAATTCTTCAAAGAAGCTCCTTGCCTGTCcactaaaatgtatttttgacgGATTGCTTTACAGGTATTGCTTTACCGTAACTGTGTTCTGTGCTTCCCTTAAATAAAACCCAATGTTTTGGTGCCGCACCATGTCCCGCATCCGCAACAATAAACAATACTAGAttataatgtaaatatgtaggTGATTATAGTCCGTAGACAGTAATAatctacatatatttatatatacagacgCTTCTACTTCCGAATGTTCCGAATGGCCGTTCGtagcttgaaatgttcgtaagttgtTTTTcatggatgctgggagtacgcacgctacgctgctgcgcggtgggagtagtggccagaagtcgcactaggcggaattggcgtgcaaaaaaaaaaagatgttgcaaacaggaaacgggagcctacGGAACAAAGTTTGGATTTACAGTCCGCTTCGTTTGTGTTTGAAA
Protein-coding sequences here:
- the LOC125749051 gene encoding deoxyribonuclease gamma-like gives rise to the protein MKVASFNVQRFGENKVADKNTLSTLIKIVSRYDIIVILEVVDTKGKAMKKFLEELNKANPAKPYTMTVSMRLGRKTYKEQYMFLYRESMVKVIDTYQYEDNQAGDEDAFAREPYILRFRCLKTKLKDLVLIPVHTKPEDTFKELDELYDVTVAVREKWETDNIMILGDFNADGAYLSKGKMKKIRIRSDVNFNWLIGDDVDTTANTGNDNTYDRIVVYGKNMLDSIVPKSAMPFNFQEAFGLTAETALNVSDHYPVEVELKAA